A single region of the Streptomyces vilmorinianum genome encodes:
- a CDS encoding phage tail protein gives MAGNNSAEIRVAGIGKLYVAKVGTAAPAFGSGDSAADWTGWTDLGFTTGDGVTFSKKDKLEAIDSWQSVSPIHYIYSARDLSLKFSMLQFNEDTLPFFMGGGKVEAEPAASTETYKYEIAERPYADARALGLEFTDVKAGGTTAVTYRFIIPRGQVTASDDIKLARKAASTLGVTFSAMSNGDSKPLATFLMKDSQYGAAV, from the coding sequence ATGGCAGGTAACAACTCCGCCGAGATCCGCGTCGCAGGCATCGGCAAGCTCTACGTGGCCAAGGTCGGCACCGCCGCCCCGGCCTTCGGCAGCGGCGACTCCGCCGCCGACTGGACCGGCTGGACCGACCTCGGCTTCACCACGGGCGACGGCGTCACCTTCTCGAAGAAGGACAAGCTGGAGGCCATCGACTCGTGGCAGTCGGTCTCCCCGATCCACTACATCTACTCGGCCCGTGACCTCTCGCTGAAGTTCTCCATGCTCCAGTTCAACGAGGACACGCTGCCGTTCTTCATGGGCGGCGGCAAGGTCGAGGCGGAGCCGGCCGCGTCGACGGAGACGTACAAGTACGAGATCGCCGAGCGTCCGTACGCCGACGCGCGCGCCCTCGGCCTGGAGTTCACCGACGTCAAGGCCGGTGGCACCACCGCGGTCACGTACCGCTTCATCATCCCGCGCGGTCAGGTCACCGCCTCCGACGACATCAAGCTGGCCCGTAAGGCGGCGTCCACGCTGGGCGTCACCTTCAGCGCGATGTCGAACGGCGACAGCAAGCCGCTGGCCACCTTCCTCATGAAGGACAGCCAGTACGGCGCGGCGGTCTGA
- a CDS encoding DUF3592 domain-containing protein: protein MTSKTVLGVFFILMFGFVLVAAVHESWRRIRLRGRGVRATARIVRFERSEDTDGTPRYSPVVSFTLPDGSEISAESPTGTPHTETGSVGDLVEIVYDRHRPQHVYLPALDPGYGGYGSILTMGILAVLAIAALVTLTRELIP, encoded by the coding sequence ATGACGAGCAAGACAGTCCTGGGTGTCTTCTTCATCCTCATGTTCGGCTTCGTCCTCGTGGCCGCCGTCCATGAGTCGTGGCGCCGGATCCGGCTGCGGGGCAGGGGGGTTCGGGCCACGGCCAGGATCGTGAGGTTCGAGAGGTCCGAGGACACCGACGGCACACCGCGGTACTCCCCCGTGGTCTCCTTCACTCTTCCGGACGGCTCGGAGATCAGCGCCGAATCCCCGACGGGAACCCCACACACCGAAACAGGGAGCGTCGGGGACCTGGTCGAGATCGTGTACGACCGGCACCGGCCACAGCACGTCTACCTCCCCGCGCTCGACCCGGGGTACGGCGGCTACGGCTCCATCCTGACCATGGGCATCCTCGCCGTCCTGGCGATCGCCGCCCTCGTCACACTCACCCGCGAACTCATTCCCTGA
- a CDS encoding phage tail protein produces the protein MSLVKSLTSTSGALKGFKDRAADAARATDGIRQKATAGESGLRALRTSAQGTAGQLKNLKTASDQAERAMARAGRTGQSAGTKLGKFESGANKAAKGQDRLNKSMKGNFLARLIELFMPLIEKIVEMAMRSKTMQTIMKKAFGAIKTVISSVMKAIGPIMKKAGRLIKTVWNGIKKAVSTVVKAVATVIKTYVKIWKTVITTVMKAIKTVISAVWKGIKAVITPVVNWIKTAIPNAFRAVKDKMSSIWNGLKDIASRAFNGIKSGVSGPINAVIGLINRMIGSLNRVKVSVPGWVPLVGGKTFGVNIPTIPMLATGGVVMPRHGGVPAILAEAGEAEAVLPLSKLDRLLALTARRARMAAHTQAGRGAGAGLHIEHYHAARGSDPQSTADALMYLAKARG, from the coding sequence ATGTCTCTCGTTAAGTCGCTGACATCGACCTCCGGCGCTCTCAAGGGGTTCAAGGACAGGGCGGCGGACGCCGCTCGCGCCACCGACGGCATCCGCCAGAAGGCGACCGCCGGTGAGAGCGGGCTCCGTGCCCTGAGAACCTCCGCGCAGGGAACAGCTGGTCAGCTGAAGAACCTCAAGACCGCCTCGGACCAAGCCGAGCGCGCCATGGCCAGGGCCGGCCGGACCGGCCAGTCCGCCGGGACCAAGCTCGGCAAGTTCGAGTCCGGCGCGAACAAGGCAGCCAAGGGCCAGGACAGGCTCAACAAGTCCATGAAGGGCAACTTCCTGGCCCGTCTGATCGAGCTGTTCATGCCGCTCATCGAGAAGATCGTCGAGATGGCGATGCGCTCGAAGACCATGCAGACGATCATGAAGAAGGCCTTCGGCGCCATCAAGACCGTGATCAGCTCGGTCATGAAGGCCATCGGCCCGATCATGAAGAAGGCCGGCCGGCTGATCAAGACGGTCTGGAACGGCATCAAGAAGGCCGTCTCCACCGTCGTGAAGGCCGTCGCCACCGTCATCAAGACCTACGTGAAGATCTGGAAGACGGTCATCACCACGGTCATGAAGGCGATCAAGACGGTCATCAGCGCCGTCTGGAAGGGCATCAAGGCCGTCATCACCCCGGTGGTGAACTGGATCAAGACCGCGATCCCGAACGCCTTCCGGGCCGTCAAGGACAAGATGTCGTCCATCTGGAACGGCCTGAAGGACATCGCGTCCCGGGCGTTCAACGGCATCAAGAGCGGTGTGTCCGGCCCGATCAACGCCGTCATCGGCCTGATCAACCGGATGATCGGCAGCCTCAACCGGGTCAAGGTCAGCGTCCCCGGCTGGGTGCCGCTCGTCGGCGGCAAGACCTTCGGCGTCAACATCCCGACCATCCCCATGCTCGCCACCGGTGGTGTCGTCATGCCCCGCCACGGCGGTGTCCCGGCGATCCTCGCCGAGGCCGGCGAGGCCGAGGCCGTCCTCCCGCTCTCCAAGCTGGACCGGCTGCTCGCCCTCACCGCCCGCCGTGCCCGCATGGCGGCGCACACCCAGGCGGGTCGTGGCGCCGGCGCCGGACTGCACATCGAGCACTACCACGCGGCCCGCGGCAGCGACCCGCAGTCCACCGCGGACGCGCTCATGTATCTGGCGAAGGCACGCGGATGA
- a CDS encoding phage tail protein: MSAAMAMPLNPLAGTASAFSAFRRNTAQANGAVRRLKEVVQRAAGGLARLGTGARTASTSVRTFAQNASGGAQSLGKLGRSTAHRGVKTLGTRAGRARSAIGKVGTGIGGILAILAPMLPVADIVTGLMSTFGTVMTVAAVAMTAVNVAMRANPIGFLVGLIVPIAAYLIEFAMNSETGQRIMKQIFQQALKAVQAIWRFIGPFVKTIGTAVGTYFKGYLALITGVIKVVGSAIGGISKIGSAVSSASNALRGIASRTIGGIKNAVRPILTFVTDKIPGFFRTAKNAVSGALRGIGDLVKGALSAVVGVVKGPINGLIAFANWIIDGLNKLSVNILGKKFGVDIDKIPMLAEGGVVFPGATDAPRIDPLTVLENRRVPALTEPPRPPHRIRDFHEEPGAGPRSAAEDLLFLASAHA, from the coding sequence ATGAGTGCGGCCATGGCCATGCCGCTCAATCCGCTCGCAGGCACCGCGTCGGCGTTCAGCGCGTTTCGCCGGAACACCGCACAGGCGAACGGCGCGGTACGGCGACTCAAGGAGGTCGTCCAGCGGGCGGCCGGCGGGCTCGCCCGGCTCGGCACCGGAGCGCGGACGGCGAGCACCTCCGTGCGCACCTTCGCCCAGAACGCCTCCGGCGGCGCGCAGTCCCTCGGCAAGCTCGGCCGCTCGACCGCCCACCGCGGCGTCAAGACCCTCGGCACCCGGGCCGGCCGCGCCAGGTCCGCCATCGGCAAGGTCGGCACCGGCATCGGCGGCATCCTCGCCATCCTGGCGCCGATGCTCCCCGTCGCCGACATCGTCACCGGCCTGATGAGCACCTTCGGCACCGTCATGACGGTCGCCGCCGTCGCCATGACGGCCGTCAACGTCGCCATGCGGGCCAACCCGATCGGCTTCCTCGTCGGCCTGATCGTGCCCATCGCCGCGTACCTCATCGAGTTCGCGATGAACTCCGAGACCGGTCAGCGGATCATGAAGCAGATCTTCCAGCAGGCCCTGAAGGCGGTCCAGGCGATCTGGAGGTTCATCGGCCCGTTCGTCAAGACGATCGGGACCGCGGTCGGGACCTACTTCAAGGGCTATCTCGCCCTGATCACCGGGGTGATCAAGGTCGTCGGCTCCGCCATCGGCGGGATCTCGAAGATCGGCTCCGCTGTGTCCTCCGCGTCGAACGCCCTGCGCGGGATCGCCTCGCGGACCATCGGCGGGATCAAGAACGCCGTCCGGCCGATCCTGACCTTCGTCACCGACAAGATCCCCGGCTTCTTCCGTACCGCCAAGAACGCGGTCAGCGGGGCCCTGCGCGGGATCGGCGACCTCGTCAAGGGCGCTCTGAGCGCCGTCGTCGGCGTCGTCAAGGGGCCGATCAACGGTCTCATCGCCTTCGCCAACTGGATCATCGACGGGCTCAACAAGCTCAGCGTCAACATCCTCGGCAAGAAGTTCGGCGTCGACATCGACAAGATCCCGATGCTCGCCGAGGGCGGTGTCGTCTTCCCCGGCGCCACCGACGCGCCGCGCATCGATCCGCTCACCGTGCTCGAGAACCGTCGCGTCCCGGCCCTCACCGAGCCGCCCCGACCGCCGCACCGCATACGGGACTTCCACGAGGAGCCCGGCGCGGGCCCCCGGTCGGCCGCAGAGGACCTGCTCTTCCTCGCGAGCGCCCACGCCTGA
- a CDS encoding phage distal tail protein — MAETTTAYAGNAYTTDHAPGSLITQDGQIQWAGLLIGPGTPFAVDRSGLSGWEDLPEYDSSDADRPTSHGAWPGSRYAKPRKVGGTIVLMPEYDAATEAIRALRQALALLDEERWLTVRLHGELLAVRARIAQRVVPADQGFATQGSSRMSVQWLAADPRRYVVNEQTATTTAPQPESGLTWPLTWPLNWGQATSTGDAIAENTGSAPTHPVIVFRGPCSMPTVTERFSRRRLRYAIDLAAGDELVVDTANGTVMLNNTASRRHTAMADSSPEELFTLEPGRAELSFRPDEATPDALMTVRWRSAEW, encoded by the coding sequence ATGGCCGAGACCACAACCGCATACGCCGGAAACGCCTACACGACCGACCACGCGCCCGGCTCACTGATCACCCAGGACGGGCAGATCCAGTGGGCCGGGCTTCTCATCGGCCCCGGCACACCGTTCGCCGTCGACCGCTCCGGTCTCAGCGGCTGGGAGGACCTGCCCGAGTACGACTCCTCCGACGCCGACCGGCCCACCTCCCACGGCGCCTGGCCGGGCTCCCGCTACGCCAAGCCGCGCAAGGTCGGCGGGACGATCGTGCTGATGCCGGAGTACGACGCCGCGACCGAGGCCATCCGTGCCCTGCGGCAGGCACTCGCCCTGCTCGACGAGGAGCGCTGGCTGACCGTACGCCTGCACGGCGAGCTGCTCGCCGTACGCGCGCGGATCGCCCAGCGCGTCGTCCCCGCCGACCAGGGCTTCGCCACCCAGGGCAGCTCCAGGATGTCCGTCCAGTGGCTGGCGGCCGACCCACGCCGCTATGTCGTCAACGAGCAGACCGCCACCACCACGGCCCCGCAGCCCGAGTCCGGACTGACCTGGCCGCTGACCTGGCCGCTCAACTGGGGACAGGCGACGAGCACCGGCGACGCCATCGCCGAGAACACCGGCTCCGCGCCCACCCACCCGGTGATCGTCTTCCGCGGCCCCTGCTCCATGCCGACCGTCACCGAGCGGTTCAGCCGCCGCCGGCTGCGGTACGCGATCGACCTGGCCGCCGGCGACGAACTCGTCGTCGACACCGCCAACGGCACGGTCATGCTCAACAACACCGCCTCACGCCGCCACACCGCCATGGCCGACTCCAGCCCGGAAGAGCTCTTCACGCTGGAGCCGGGCCGGGCCGAGCTGTCCTTCCGCCCCGACGAGGCGACCCCGGACGCGCTGATGACGGTCCGCTGGCGCAGCGCCGAGTGGTGA